The genomic region TCTGTTGTCCATTTCTTCTTGAGCTTATCGGACTTGGCGTTCGACAGGCGCTTGTCGATCGCGGCCAAGCTGCTGTCGGCAGACTTTTTGGCCGCTTCGGCTTTGCGCAGCGCTTTCGCGGCCCTGTCTCGCGGCGCCTTCTTGTCGGCGATGATCTGCTCCATCTCCTTGGCCTGATCGAGGGCGGCGTCGGCAAGGATCTGCTTGCCGTCGGCGATTGATTTTAGGGCATTGAGTTCCACTTGGCGTTCCGGCCATGCGCGGAGGTCGGGAGAGAACGTCGGGCTGGAATCGGGATCGTTCACGATCGGATCCTGGTACGACATCGGGATGGCCGTCGCGGTCTGGACGGATTGCAGCGGCGTCGGCTTCATCAGCAGCGGGTGAGAAATCTCGACCGGCGCAACGTCGTCGTAAGCAACAACGACACGCATGCCGAGTTTCGTCAGCGGGAAAAGGCGCTGGGCAAAGCTGTCGGGCATGCGAACGCAGCCATGGGACGCGGGATAGCCAGGCAACTGACCGGCGTGCAGGGCAATGCCTGACCATGTGATCCGCTGCATGAAGGGCATCGAGGCGTCATCGTAGAGGTTCGAATAGTGTTCTTCTTCTTTTTGAAGAACGCTGTAGACGCCGACCGGAGTTTCGTAGCCGTCGCGGCCGCTTGATACCCGGCCGCTCATGGAGCCACCGTTTGCGTCGTAGACCGTGACGCGTTGATCTTTGATGGAGACGATCGCGATGACGGGAGGGCCGGATAGGGTTTCCCGGGCCGTCTCTTCGATAGGGCGCTGATTGCGTTTTCCGGCGTCTGCGGGGGTGAAGGCGGCACTGATGGCCAGGGTTGATAACGCGATGGTTGCCAACCGGACGATCGAACGCTTCCACTGAAGACGCAAACTGAACATTTGTCAGACCTTAAATATGCAGCTGATGCGAGAAAACAGAGGCCTCCAACATAATCTCAATCAGGTTGCCTATTGATTAGCGCATGCTCCGTAATCGTTGTCTCTGCCAGGGCGTGTGGCTCGAAAACCTCAGAATACAGGTTAACGGCCAATCAAGACCATCGCTTGACGGCCGATAGGGAAAGCGCCCCAGAACGAAAAGGTTCGGGGGCGCTGGCCAAAATGGGTATCAGTTGCGCTCAATAATCCGGGCAGGCCCAGCGATGATAGCGGCTGCTCCACCAACAATCATCGCCATAGTCGTCATCATAGTAGCCGTCATCATAATAGAAGTAGGGATAGCCGCCGA from Hyphomicrobium sp. MC1 harbors:
- a CDS encoding L,D-transpeptidase family protein gives rise to the protein MFSLRLQWKRSIVRLATIALSTLAISAAFTPADAGKRNQRPIEETARETLSGPPVIAIVSIKDQRVTVYDANGGSMSGRVSSGRDGYETPVGVYSVLQKEEEHYSNLYDDASMPFMQRITWSGIALHAGQLPGYPASHGCVRMPDSFAQRLFPLTKLGMRVVVAYDDVAPVEISHPLLMKPTPLQSVQTATAIPMSYQDPIVNDPDSSPTFSPDLRAWPERQVELNALKSIADGKQILADAALDQAKEMEQIIADKKAPRDRAAKALRKAEAAKKSADSSLAAIDKRLSNAKSDKLKKKWTTEKERAAKKSDEAAAKVATATEALQAAEAELQKATDQAAPALAARDQAVAVLNEAKRKALPISVFISLKTQRLYVRQGNEPVFDAPVTIADPQQPIGTHVFTAVGYKNGGKDVSWTAVSLEHNDNADYAFNEDRRYRLNDAGTPPPTNVAEASAALDRITISPDVSARLSSAVWPGSSLIVSDEPMSKETGKATDFIVLISTEPQGGIKKRPKQFFRNDNFMSDSADYYYYGYDRYGRRAYPRQRSMFGWW